A DNA window from Gillisia sp. Hel1_33_143 contains the following coding sequences:
- a CDS encoding hydroxymyristoyl-ACP dehydratase translates to MQLKDFYTEVSTIEDNGEIITEISINKHHEIYIGHFPERPVTPGVILMQLFKEEVEKRTNKNLQLEKALNVKFMAVVDPNLSANFTMYSHISENNGVIELKAIAKHQDKVALKINSTYKIISDR, encoded by the coding sequence ATGCAATTAAAAGATTTTTATACAGAAGTTAGTACTATAGAAGATAACGGTGAGATCATAACCGAAATTTCTATAAACAAACATCATGAGATCTACATTGGTCATTTTCCGGAAAGACCAGTAACTCCCGGAGTTATTCTTATGCAACTATTTAAAGAAGAGGTTGAAAAGAGAACAAATAAGAATCTTCAATTAGAAAAGGCGTTGAACGTAAAGTTTATGGCTGTTGTAGATCCTAATCTTTCAGCCAATTTCACCATGTATTCCCATATATCAGAAAATAATGGTGTTATTGAGTTAAAGGCAATTGCAAAACATCAAGATAAGGTTGCGCTAAAGATCAATTCTACTTATAAGATAATTTCAGATAGATAA
- a CDS encoding lipid A biosynthesis acyltransferase, with protein sequence MSEWKGQSRGTVLGFKIYVLIIKTFGLLVAYFVLLFVAAYFIIFSYTSTKSTYYLFRKRLGYSVLNSAFQVYRSYFTFGRIQLDRIAIAVGLKKKFTFEFDGIHYIKEMLSENRGGILLTAHIGNFNLAKHFFDEKNNPAVVNLVMTDLEHREIKNYLESVTGKSMIKSIVLQDDLSHIFKMNEALKNNELLVFAADRYLPNAKTYSEEFLGKEVQFPQGPFKLAIRNKIPVLFVHIMREQNFHYHFYARPYIAKEHSTKELLKAYLGNLETMVKQYPHQWYNYYDYWKDFK encoded by the coding sequence ATGTCAGAATGGAAAGGCCAATCCAGAGGAACCGTTCTTGGTTTTAAGATTTATGTTCTTATCATTAAGACCTTTGGCTTATTGGTGGCTTATTTTGTACTTCTCTTTGTTGCGGCTTATTTTATCATATTTTCTTACACTTCAACAAAAAGTACCTATTATCTTTTCAGAAAAAGACTAGGTTATTCAGTATTAAATTCAGCATTTCAGGTGTATAGAAGTTATTTTACATTTGGGAGAATTCAGTTAGATAGAATAGCAATTGCGGTAGGTTTAAAGAAGAAATTCACTTTTGAGTTTGACGGTATTCATTATATCAAAGAAATGCTTTCAGAAAATAGAGGAGGAATTTTACTTACGGCTCATATTGGAAATTTTAATCTGGCAAAACATTTTTTTGATGAGAAGAATAATCCAGCGGTGGTGAATTTGGTGATGACAGATCTGGAACATCGTGAGATTAAAAATTATTTGGAATCTGTTACCGGAAAATCCATGATAAAAAGCATTGTTCTGCAAGATGATCTTTCTCATATTTTTAAAATGAATGAAGCGCTGAAAAATAATGAATTGCTCGTTTTTGCAGCCGATAGATATTTACCAAATGCAAAAACATATTCGGAGGAATTTTTAGGAAAAGAAGTTCAATTTCCACAAGGACCATTTAAATTAGCCATCAGAAATAAAATTCCGGTCTTGTTTGTGCATATTATGAGAGAGCAAAATTTTCATTATCATTTCTATGCAAGACCCTATATTGCTAAAGAGCACAGCACAAAAGAATTATTAAAAGCGTATCTTGGAAACCTTGAAACCATGGTGAAGCAATATCCTCATCAATGGTATAATTATTATGATTATTGGAAGGATTTCAAATAA
- a CDS encoding NAD(P)/FAD-dependent oxidoreductase: MKREITDILIIGAGPSGMVSASYLHNQGFKIKVVEKSKFPRFSIGESLIPRCMDNFEEAGLLEALKKVGFQKKFGARFIKDNLVGEFDFSKKHGKGWDWTWQVPRADFDNALAQEVINKGVDILFESEVINVEFKEEFSVTTIKDQNDTISEIQARFIIDSSGFGRVLAKQLKLEAPPQIASHSSIFTHIKEHDRPQGKEGELITFEVLETKVWFWYFPFSNGNSSLGFVGPNEWFEKFEGNNEEKFRKMLKELKFYSGRFKEHAFLFDPIQVENISKNVTQLHGPGYVLTGNSAEFLDPVFSSGVSFATESGLLASKLVTKELSGEQVNWDDEYSSYIKKGVDVFSSYVKEWYTGNLQKIIFHPSPRTDIKEQICAVLAGYVWDETNPFVKKHSRIIKNIVHLIEMEEKDLKKN; the protein is encoded by the coding sequence ATGAAAAGGGAAATTACAGATATCCTTATAATTGGCGCCGGGCCATCCGGAATGGTCTCTGCCTCCTATCTTCATAATCAAGGATTTAAAATTAAAGTAGTGGAAAAATCTAAATTTCCACGATTTAGCATTGGCGAGAGTTTGATTCCTCGATGTATGGATAATTTTGAAGAAGCCGGATTGCTGGAAGCGCTTAAAAAAGTTGGATTTCAGAAGAAATTTGGAGCTCGATTTATTAAAGACAATTTAGTAGGGGAATTTGATTTCTCAAAGAAACACGGTAAAGGATGGGATTGGACCTGGCAAGTACCAAGAGCCGATTTTGATAATGCTCTAGCTCAAGAAGTTATTAATAAAGGGGTTGATATTTTATTTGAATCCGAAGTTATTAATGTAGAATTTAAAGAAGAATTCTCTGTTACTACCATCAAAGATCAGAATGATACAATTTCCGAAATTCAGGCCAGATTTATAATAGATTCTAGTGGATTTGGACGAGTGCTGGCAAAACAGTTAAAACTTGAAGCGCCACCTCAAATAGCCTCTCACTCTTCTATTTTTACTCATATCAAAGAACATGATAGACCACAAGGAAAAGAAGGAGAATTAATAACCTTTGAGGTTCTAGAGACTAAGGTTTGGTTTTGGTATTTTCCTTTTTCCAATGGAAATTCTAGCTTAGGGTTTGTTGGTCCAAACGAGTGGTTTGAGAAATTTGAAGGTAACAATGAGGAAAAATTCCGTAAAATGCTTAAAGAATTAAAATTCTACTCAGGACGATTTAAAGAGCATGCATTTCTCTTTGATCCTATTCAAGTAGAAAATATATCAAAAAATGTCACCCAACTTCATGGACCAGGATATGTATTAACCGGAAATAGTGCAGAATTTTTAGATCCTGTTTTCTCTTCAGGAGTTTCATTTGCTACAGAATCTGGTTTATTGGCTTCTAAATTGGTTACAAAAGAACTATCGGGAGAACAGGTAAATTGGGATGACGAGTACTCATCTTATATTAAGAAAGGAGTAGATGTATTTTCGAGTTATGTAAAAGAATGGTATACAGGAAATTTGCAAAAGATCATTTTTCATCCATCTCCTAGAACAGATATTAAAGAGCAAATTTGTGCTGTTCTTGCAGGTTATGTTTGGGATGAAACTAATCCCTTTGTAAAAAAACATTCCAGGATCATTAAAAATATTGTCCATCTCATAGAAATGGAAGAAAAAGACTTAAAAAAAAATTAA
- a CDS encoding acyl-CoA thioesterase produces MQKQLLTSRLERRVQFYECDPLQIVWHGNYLKYFEEGREAFCRKHGLSYLDAKSNGFATPIVKSICEHKLPLQYGDVFTIETTFQPCDAAKMHFTYKLILENKVICIGETVQVFLGENRELILTNPPFFLDWKKNMEFE; encoded by the coding sequence ATGCAAAAGCAGTTACTCACATCTCGATTAGAAAGAAGAGTTCAGTTCTACGAATGCGATCCTTTACAGATTGTATGGCATGGAAATTATCTTAAATATTTTGAAGAGGGTAGGGAGGCGTTTTGCAGAAAGCACGGTTTATCTTATTTAGATGCAAAGAGTAATGGCTTTGCAACGCCTATTGTAAAATCTATATGCGAACATAAATTGCCTTTGCAATATGGCGATGTTTTTACCATTGAAACTACTTTTCAGCCTTGTGATGCCGCAAAAATGCATTTTACCTATAAGCTAATTTTAGAAAATAAGGTTATTTGTATAGGGGAGACAGTTCAAGTATTTTTAGGAGAAAACAGAGAATTAATATTGACCAATCCTCCATTTTTCTTAGATTGGAAGAAGAATATGGAATTTGAATAA
- a CDS encoding beta-ketoacyl synthase N-terminal-like domain-containing protein, which yields MKKIYLHEDAIISPLGFTTAENIQFILAKQSGLKLHPNSRFEHNSFYAGIIDDDILTKSFSKIGNSEEYTKLEKMMILAVQAVLDQSTQINLKEIQLIVSTTKGNIDVLMVASKFPEKRVLLSELANVIQQFFHFSKKPIVISNACISGGLALAVARRFINSGKFKEAIVVGGDLVSEFVVSGFNSFQAISNEPCKPFSANRTGISLGEAAAAVLVSKEKNINEAVSLIADASANDANHISGPSRTGEGLYKSLTTALNEAEVSSSQIDYLSAHGTGTSFNDSMEAIAFTKAGLQHTPINSYKAYYGHTLGAASLLESIILKHAMLKDQLYESLNFETSEIENPINIIQKHQTKNLRYAIKTSSGFGGCNLAMVFKKEIDG from the coding sequence ATGAAGAAGATCTACCTGCATGAAGATGCAATTATCTCACCCTTAGGCTTTACCACTGCTGAAAATATTCAATTTATTTTAGCAAAGCAATCAGGGTTAAAATTACATCCAAACTCAAGGTTCGAGCATAATAGTTTTTATGCGGGGATTATAGATGACGATATCTTGACTAAGTCATTTTCTAAAATTGGAAATTCTGAGGAATATACCAAGTTAGAAAAAATGATGATCTTGGCGGTACAAGCAGTTTTAGATCAGAGTACACAGATCAATTTAAAAGAAATACAGCTGATAGTTTCTACTACCAAAGGGAATATAGACGTTTTAATGGTTGCTTCTAAATTCCCTGAAAAACGGGTGCTGCTCTCTGAATTAGCAAATGTGATCCAACAATTTTTCCATTTCTCTAAAAAACCAATCGTTATCTCTAATGCTTGCATTTCTGGCGGACTTGCCTTGGCAGTGGCGAGAAGATTTATAAACTCTGGAAAATTTAAAGAAGCCATTGTTGTTGGAGGAGATCTTGTTTCAGAATTTGTTGTTTCCGGTTTTAATTCTTTTCAAGCGATTAGCAATGAGCCGTGCAAACCATTTTCGGCAAATAGAACAGGAATAAGTTTAGGAGAGGCTGCAGCAGCGGTTCTTGTTTCTAAAGAGAAAAATATAAATGAAGCTGTAAGTTTAATAGCAGATGCTTCAGCCAATGATGCCAATCATATTTCTGGACCATCCAGAACAGGAGAAGGACTTTATAAAAGCCTTACAACAGCTTTGAATGAGGCTGAAGTTTCATCTTCTCAAATAGATTATTTGTCTGCACACGGAACCGGAACCTCTTTTAACGATAGCATGGAAGCCATTGCCTTTACTAAAGCAGGACTTCAACATACGCCTATTAACAGTTACAAGGCTTATTATGGTCATACGTTGGGTGCAGCATCTTTATTAGAAAGCATTATATTAAAGCATGCAATGTTGAAAGATCAACTTTATGAATCTTTAAATTTTGAAACTTCAGAAATAGAAAACCCTATCAATATCATACAAAAGCATCAAACTAAAAATTTGAGGTATGCTATTAAAACGTCCTCAGGTTTTGGAGGATGTAATTTAGCGATGGTATTTAAAAAGGAAATAGATGGGTAA
- a CDS encoding LolA family protein, with amino-acid sequence MFTAVGMAQQRQIPVSATSNFRNSVENRADEIKTMSGDFVQVKYIQMMQAESVSAGRLYFKSPEVLKWEYYKPYSYQMLFKEGQMFVDDEGEKSVTNLRSNKIFEKLVSLISGSVNGKLMADTDNFDITYIRVNADRMVVLVPRDAMLRQMFAQIVLKFNRQNLVDTVKLVEESGDFTEIHFKNISINKQIDPKVFKE; translated from the coding sequence TTGTTTACTGCAGTCGGAATGGCTCAGCAAAGACAAATTCCGGTTTCGGCAACTTCCAACTTTCGGAATTCTGTAGAGAATCGTGCAGATGAGATCAAAACCATGTCTGGAGATTTTGTGCAGGTAAAATATATACAGATGATGCAAGCCGAATCTGTTAGCGCAGGTAGATTGTATTTTAAGTCTCCAGAGGTTCTAAAATGGGAGTATTATAAGCCCTATAGTTATCAGATGTTATTTAAAGAAGGGCAGATGTTCGTGGACGATGAAGGAGAAAAATCTGTTACTAATTTAAGGTCTAATAAAATATTTGAAAAATTGGTAAGTCTTATTTCTGGGAGCGTTAATGGTAAATTGATGGCAGATACAGATAATTTTGATATTACCTATATTCGTGTGAATGCAGATAGGATGGTAGTACTCGTGCCAAGAGATGCGATGCTTAGACAAATGTTTGCTCAAATTGTACTTAAATTTAACAGGCAAAATCTGGTAGATACTGTGAAATTAGTTGAAGAATCTGGAGATTTTACGGAGATACACTTTAAAAATATTAGTATCAACAAACAAATTGATCCTAAAGTGTTTAAGGAATAA
- the fabG gene encoding 3-oxoacyl-ACP reductase FabG, protein MNNKYALITGGSRGIGKAIAIKLASELHYNILLNYAANDVAAKETQVLVEAENVSCTLLKFDVANTEQTSQILKEWMEEHSEAKVEVIVNNAGITRDGLFMWMKPDDWNSVINTSLQGFYNVTQPLLKDMLTSRFGRIINIVSLSGVKGNAGQVNYSAAKGAVIAATKALAQEIGKRNVTVNAVAPGFIKSDLTADFDEKELKKQIPLNRFGEAEEVAELVAFLASKKASYITGEVININGGLYS, encoded by the coding sequence ATGAACAATAAGTATGCATTAATAACAGGAGGTTCCAGAGGAATTGGAAAAGCAATCGCTATTAAACTGGCTTCAGAATTACATTATAATATTCTGCTTAATTATGCGGCTAATGATGTTGCAGCGAAAGAAACTCAGGTTTTGGTAGAAGCTGAGAATGTTTCATGCACTTTATTAAAGTTTGATGTAGCTAATACAGAACAAACTTCTCAAATTTTAAAAGAATGGATGGAAGAGCATTCTGAAGCTAAAGTGGAAGTAATAGTAAATAATGCAGGAATTACCAGAGATGGATTATTTATGTGGATGAAACCAGATGATTGGAATTCTGTAATAAATACTAGTCTGCAAGGCTTTTATAATGTTACTCAACCTTTATTGAAGGACATGCTTACCTCCAGATTTGGTAGAATAATCAATATAGTTTCCCTTTCGGGAGTTAAGGGAAATGCAGGGCAAGTAAATTATTCTGCAGCTAAGGGAGCCGTAATTGCTGCAACCAAAGCATTGGCACAAGAAATAGGTAAAAGGAATGTGACCGTAAATGCTGTAGCTCCGGGTTTCATAAAGTCTGATCTTACTGCAGATTTTGATGAAAAGGAACTAAAGAAACAAATCCCTTTAAATAGATTTGGAGAGGCAGAAGAAGTTGCAGAACTCGTGGCTTTTCTAGCTTCTAAAAAAGCATCTTATATTACCGGGGAAGTTATTAATATTAATGGAGGTTTATATTCATAA
- a CDS encoding beta-ketoacyl synthase chain length factor, translating into MKNRIFISGISSIAAQTEASVFNEAPNVYSDPIFEIVPFNHKEYIPTKSLRRLSRALKMSISGAIMALKDAEVTCPDAIITGTGQGCKQDTERFLESVIKQKELLLSPTAFIHSTHNTIGGQIALHLNSKAYNVTYSQNSVSLEWALLDAMMIFDEGKNSKNVLVGGVDEISETITGFMEFDHQLKKERISNLELFKSDSRGTITSEGAHFFNLTSENKSSLVELLDISIIATLEVENITNTVEEFLGKNRIASADIDLVILGKNGDVNFDHFYEALTTGILKKTQQLAYKHLVGEYNTVSGYALWLGCKIIELQTIPEILKVNSVTAGKIKYVLLYNQYQGEDHSLILIRKR; encoded by the coding sequence ATGAAAAATAGAATCTTTATTAGTGGAATTTCAAGCATTGCAGCTCAAACAGAAGCTTCGGTATTTAACGAAGCTCCAAATGTTTACTCAGATCCAATTTTTGAAATAGTTCCATTCAACCATAAAGAATATATTCCTACAAAATCTTTACGCCGACTCTCCAGGGCTTTAAAAATGAGTATTTCGGGAGCAATTATGGCTCTTAAAGATGCAGAAGTAACATGTCCGGACGCTATAATTACCGGCACTGGACAGGGCTGTAAGCAAGATACAGAACGTTTTTTAGAATCTGTAATTAAACAAAAAGAACTATTATTATCTCCAACAGCCTTCATACACTCTACTCACAATACTATTGGGGGACAGATTGCTCTACACCTTAATAGTAAAGCTTACAATGTTACATATTCACAGAATTCTGTTTCATTAGAATGGGCACTTTTAGATGCCATGATGATATTTGATGAAGGTAAGAATAGTAAAAATGTACTGGTAGGAGGTGTAGATGAAATTTCTGAAACCATCACTGGATTTATGGAGTTTGATCATCAACTTAAGAAAGAGAGAATTTCAAATTTAGAATTATTTAAAAGCGATTCTCGTGGAACGATTACCTCTGAAGGGGCTCATTTTTTCAATTTAACTTCTGAGAATAAGAGCTCCTTGGTAGAATTATTGGATATTTCTATAATTGCAACTTTAGAAGTAGAAAATATAACTAATACAGTTGAAGAGTTTTTAGGTAAAAATCGCATAGCCTCAGCAGATATAGATCTTGTGATCTTGGGTAAGAATGGGGATGTAAATTTTGACCACTTTTATGAAGCTTTAACTACGGGTATTCTCAAAAAGACACAGCAATTAGCTTATAAGCATTTGGTAGGTGAATATAATACGGTTTCTGGATATGCCCTTTGGCTAGGATGTAAGATCATAGAATTGCAAACTATTCCAGAGATCTTAAAAGTTAATAGTGTTACCGCTGGTAAAATAAAGTATGTGCTTTTATATAATCAATATCAGGGTGAAGACCATAGTCTTATTTTAATTAGGAAGCGTTGA
- a CDS encoding polysaccharide deacetylase family protein: MKFKVAHIIMILLIAFGVLLAFLNLISFWMIIGVTVGYLIFLLVISTNVRLNFFVRAHNANPIVGDRSIAITFDDGPVENTKEILSILKKYDVKASFFCIGQHIENNPEIFQLLLEDGHFIGNHSYSHTRKMGFLSSKDIVKEIKACDAIIYKIAGINSRTFRPPFGVINPNTQKALVETGHVVVGWNVRSYDAVLSSSNFVLRRILRKIKPGDVILLHDNNLKTVHILEQLLIFLKDNNYTPVRVDTLFNIDAYN; encoded by the coding sequence TTGAAATTTAAAGTAGCACATATAATTATGATTCTCCTCATAGCTTTTGGGGTATTACTTGCATTTCTAAATCTCATTTCTTTTTGGATGATTATTGGAGTTACGGTTGGTTATCTGATCTTCTTACTTGTTATTTCTACCAATGTTAGACTTAATTTTTTTGTTCGTGCTCATAACGCTAATCCCATAGTAGGAGATAGAAGTATTGCCATAACTTTTGATGATGGCCCTGTAGAAAATACGAAAGAGATCTTAAGTATCTTAAAAAAATATGATGTTAAAGCTAGCTTCTTTTGCATAGGTCAGCATATAGAAAATAATCCGGAAATTTTTCAATTACTTTTAGAGGATGGTCATTTTATAGGAAATCATTCTTACTCTCATACCAGAAAAATGGGTTTCCTGTCTTCAAAAGATATCGTTAAAGAAATTAAAGCTTGTGATGCTATTATCTACAAAATTGCAGGAATTAATTCTAGAACATTTAGACCTCCTTTTGGAGTAATAAATCCAAATACTCAAAAAGCGCTAGTTGAGACCGGACATGTGGTAGTAGGGTGGAATGTAAGATCTTATGATGCAGTTTTAAGCTCTTCCAATTTTGTTCTGAGGAGAATTTTAAGAAAGATAAAACCTGGTGATGTTATACTTTTACATGATAACAACCTTAAGACCGTACACATATTGGAACAGTTGTTGATATTTTTGAAAGACAACAATTACACACCAGTTAGAGTTGATACTTTATTTAATATAGATGCGTATAATTAA
- a CDS encoding beta-ketoacyl-[acyl-carrier-protein] synthase family protein codes for MRKGIAITGMGIISSIGNNLEETYSSLSSGNNGLSFSEILQTTHTNLPVGEIKRTNLELQRSLNITISEPITRASLLGIIAVKEAISHAKFNLKDLNSCDFISGTSVGGIDATERFYSDFENGGHTQFIKAQHPGYTTCQIAKYFKINGQVSTISTACSSAANAIMLGARLINSGRSKRVIVGGTDCLTKFTLNGFNSLMILSDAPCKPFDEERNGLNLGEGAAYLILEADNCLDGKKVLGRVTGYANTNDSYHQTASSPEGDGAYLAMKNAINFAEIDLGEIDFIHAHGTATKNNDLSESAAMKRIFKNHIPDFASTKGFTGHTLAAAGAVQAVLNLLMLENQQIFPNLNFEKSIYETELSPVTKIKDRKIKNILSNSFGFGGNCTSLIFSKDEK; via the coding sequence ATGAGGAAAGGAATTGCCATTACCGGAATGGGAATCATTTCTTCTATAGGAAATAACTTAGAAGAGACCTACAGTTCACTTAGTTCTGGTAATAACGGACTTTCATTTTCAGAGATCCTTCAAACCACTCATACAAATTTACCTGTTGGAGAGATAAAGCGTACTAATCTTGAGCTGCAACGATCTCTTAATATCACCATTTCTGAACCAATTACCAGAGCTTCATTATTGGGAATTATAGCCGTTAAGGAAGCAATATCTCATGCTAAATTTAATCTAAAGGATTTAAACAGCTGTGATTTTATTTCTGGTACAAGTGTGGGAGGTATAGATGCTACAGAGAGGTTTTATTCAGATTTTGAGAATGGCGGTCACACGCAATTTATAAAAGCTCAGCATCCAGGTTATACTACTTGTCAAATTGCCAAGTATTTTAAAATAAATGGCCAAGTATCCACTATTAGTACTGCCTGTTCTTCAGCTGCTAACGCAATTATGTTAGGTGCTCGATTAATTAATAGCGGTAGATCTAAAAGAGTGATCGTTGGAGGTACAGATTGTCTAACAAAGTTCACCTTAAATGGCTTTAACTCTTTAATGATCTTGTCTGATGCTCCATGCAAACCTTTTGATGAAGAAAGAAATGGATTGAACCTGGGAGAAGGTGCTGCATATTTGATTTTGGAGGCAGATAACTGCTTAGATGGGAAGAAAGTTCTAGGTAGAGTAACCGGATATGCTAATACGAACGATTCTTATCATCAAACCGCTTCATCTCCTGAAGGGGATGGTGCCTATCTAGCGATGAAAAACGCTATAAATTTTGCTGAAATAGATTTAGGAGAAATAGATTTTATTCATGCACATGGTACGGCTACTAAAAATAATGATCTCTCAGAAAGTGCAGCCATGAAAAGAATATTCAAAAACCATATTCCAGATTTTGCTTCTACAAAGGGATTCACCGGTCATACTTTGGCAGCAGCTGGTGCAGTACAAGCAGTTCTTAATTTGTTAATGTTAGAAAATCAGCAAATATTTCCTAATCTTAATTTTGAAAAATCAATTTATGAGACCGAATTAAGTCCAGTAACAAAAATTAAAGACAGGAAAATAAAGAATATTTTATCCAATTCCTTCGGTTTTGGAGGTAATTGTACTTCTCTAATCTTTAGTAAAGATGAAAAATAG
- a CDS encoding phosphopantetheine-binding protein: protein MSDLRTELKVSIIEQLNLEELSVEDIEDNEHLFGDGVGLDSIDALELIVLLEKDYGIKLTDPQQGKDIFISINKMAEFIEANRTK from the coding sequence ATGAGTGATTTACGTACAGAGTTGAAAGTTAGTATTATCGAGCAATTAAATCTTGAAGAATTATCTGTAGAAGATATTGAAGATAATGAACACCTCTTTGGGGATGGAGTTGGTTTAGATTCTATAGATGCATTAGAATTAATTGTACTACTAGAAAAGGATTACGGTATTAAACTTACAGATCCGCAGCAAGGAAAAGATATCTTTATATCCATAAATAAAATGGCTGAATTTATTGAAGCTAACCGCACTAAATAA
- the hutH gene encoding histidine ammonia-lyase gives MLHIKDALDFEDFFQVLLHDQKIELDTTLLKRVSESFDFLKEFSENKIIYGVNTGFGPMAQYKIKEKDRVKLQFNLIRSHASGMGKPMEPMYVKALMLARLNTLALGKSGVHSSVIETMTSLINKNITPVIYEHGGVGASGDLVQLAHLALVLIGEGEVFFEGERRKTKEVFNSENIDPIKIELREGLGLMNGTSAMTGIGIVNVIYAKRLLDWSIFCSSAINEIVQAYDDHLSEELNNAKLHVGQQKIARKMRSHLSDSQLTRDRNEHLYSGNHSEKEYFKEKVQEYYSLRCVPQVLGPVYDTIENVKKILLEEVNSANDNPIIDVKSKQVYHGGNFHGDYVSLEMDKLKLVVTKLSILAERQLNYLLNNKLNNILPPFVNLGVLGLNFGMQGAQFSAVSTTAENQMLSNSMYVHSIPNNNDNQDIVSMGTNAANITKTVIENSFQVISVELVTIMQALKYLDFNDKLSSKTLEKVKIFENIIPEIKEDLSLSETLEQVKVYLQNNDAY, from the coding sequence ATGCTTCATATTAAAGATGCCCTAGATTTCGAAGATTTCTTTCAAGTTCTACTTCATGATCAAAAAATTGAATTAGATACAACCTTGCTAAAAAGGGTTTCGGAAAGCTTCGATTTTTTGAAAGAATTTTCAGAAAATAAAATTATCTATGGTGTTAATACAGGCTTTGGGCCTATGGCTCAATATAAGATCAAAGAGAAAGATCGTGTAAAACTTCAATTCAACTTGATAAGAAGTCATGCCTCGGGAATGGGCAAGCCAATGGAGCCCATGTATGTAAAAGCATTAATGCTCGCCAGATTAAATACCTTGGCCTTGGGTAAATCTGGTGTGCATTCTTCGGTAATTGAAACTATGACCAGTTTGATCAATAAAAATATAACGCCTGTTATCTATGAACATGGAGGAGTAGGTGCTTCTGGTGATCTGGTTCAATTAGCACATCTTGCATTGGTGTTAATTGGAGAAGGAGAAGTTTTTTTTGAGGGTGAACGAAGAAAAACAAAGGAAGTTTTTAATTCAGAAAATATAGATCCAATAAAAATTGAGTTGAGAGAAGGACTTGGATTAATGAACGGAACTTCTGCAATGACAGGTATTGGAATTGTTAATGTGATCTACGCAAAAAGATTATTAGATTGGTCGATCTTCTGTTCTTCAGCGATCAATGAGATCGTGCAAGCTTATGATGATCATTTGTCGGAAGAATTGAATAATGCAAAGTTACATGTAGGGCAACAGAAAATAGCTAGAAAAATGAGAAGTCATTTATCTGATAGTCAACTTACCAGAGATAGGAACGAGCATTTGTATAGTGGCAATCATTCTGAAAAAGAATATTTTAAAGAAAAAGTGCAAGAATATTATAGTTTACGATGTGTGCCACAGGTTTTAGGGCCTGTTTATGATACTATTGAAAATGTAAAAAAGATCTTACTGGAAGAAGTAAATTCGGCTAATGATAATCCAATTATAGACGTTAAAAGTAAACAGGTATATCATGGCGGGAATTTTCATGGTGATTATGTTTCGCTTGAAATGGACAAGTTAAAATTGGTAGTTACTAAACTGAGTATTTTAGCAGAACGTCAGCTAAATTATCTGTTAAACAATAAGTTGAATAATATTCTTCCTCCATTTGTAAATCTTGGAGTGCTTGGGTTAAATTTTGGGATGCAGGGAGCTCAATTTAGTGCAGTTTCTACCACGGCAGAAAACCAAATGCTATCTAATTCTATGTATGTGCACAGTATTCCAAATAATAACGATAATCAAGATATCGTAAGCATGGGAACTAATGCTGCTAATATTACTAAAACAGTGATAGAAAATTCCTTTCAGGTGATCTCTGTAGAACTGGTAACAATAATGCAAGCATTGAAATATTTAGATTTTAATGATAAGCTATCCAGTAAAACCTTGGAAAAAGTTAAGATATTTGAAAATATAATTCCTGAAATAAAAGAAGATCTATCGCTTTCAGAAACTTTAGAGCAAGTGAAGGTCTACCTTCAAAATAATGATGCTTATTAA